The genomic DNA GAACTGCGCGAACTCAATCGCACCCTCGGCATCACCTTCATCCTGGTGACGCACGACCAGGAGGAAGCACTGGTGATGAGCGATCGGGTAGCGGTGATGTCGGCAGGACGCGTGATCCAGGTCGGCACGCCCGAGACGATCTACCATCGGCCGCGCACCGCCTTCGTCGCGGACTTCATCGGCGACGCGAATCGCTTCCGTGGCGTGGTGCGGGAGCTTACCGAGCGGGATGCCGTCGTCGCGCGCGACGACGGGTCGACCTGGCGCGTCCCGAAAAGCCAGACCACCGGTGTCGGCGCGACGATCGAGATCATGGTGCGGCCCGAACAGCACGACTTGCTGCGACCCGGGACCGCGCCCGGCGACGTGAATGCGCTTCATGGCACGGTGCGCGAAGTGATCTTCCGCGGAGACTCGCTGCATCTGCTCGTCGATCTCGGCGGCGGAGGGACGGTACGGGTGGCGCGCAGGGGCAGCGTCAGTGACGACGCCGATCGGTGGCGCGCTGGCGACGCCGCACTGGTGACGTGGCTCCCCGAGGCGGCGCAACTGCTCGAATCGTCATGACGCGACGCGCGACGATCTTCGCGGAACTGCATCGCAGGCCGCGGATGCACTCGGCGCTGCTCCTCGCGCCCGCCGCA from Gemmatimonadales bacterium includes the following:
- a CDS encoding ABC transporter ATP-binding protein; translated protein: MSPVPLLSLDRVSRRFPGVAAVDQVSLDIERGEFVSLLGPSGCGKTTTLRLIAGFDEPDDGTIRIDGAVVNGRRPYQRPIGMVFQSYALFPHLSVLDNVGFGLVERRVARDEARRRVAHALELVRLDPVTYGARRPAALSGGERQRVALARALVLDPPILLLDEPLAALDLRLRKAMQLELRELNRTLGITFILVTHDQEEALVMSDRVAVMSAGRVIQVGTPETIYHRPRTAFVADFIGDANRFRGVVRELTERDAVVARDDGSTWRVPKSQTTGVGATIEIMVRPEQHDLLRPGTAPGDVNALHGTVREVIFRGDSLHLLVDLGGGGTVRVARRGSVSDDADRWRAGDAALVTWLPEAAQLLESS